A stretch of Desulfurivibrio alkaliphilus AHT 2 DNA encodes these proteins:
- the htpG gene encoding molecular chaperone HtpG, whose amino-acid sequence MSTDTATQETREFQAEVKKMLDIVIHSLYTEREIFLRELISNAADALEKFRHQKVASQGEEIFDDHLPLEIKIKVDQEKHTLTITDTGIGMDRGELEHNLGTIAHSGSRTFLANLTENQRQDTQLIGQFGVGFYAAFMAADKVRVQSRSFRPDDAGHEWVSDGTGTYTIGPCPGIRRGTRIILHLKEDAKEFADEERIKQIIRRYSSFVPFPIKVAEEPVNTVQAIWTRNKSEIKEEEYQEFYKYIANAFDEPLARLHFSADAPLAVKALLFFPKENVERLGFGRLEPGVNLYCQRVLIEQHSKNILPEWLRFVKGVIDSEDLPLNISRQALQDSALVAKINRVISKRLLKYLAELAKNEPETYEKFWHSFGMFLKEGAISDFNYRKELAGLLRFESSKTEPGKLTSLAEYVGRMAEAQKDIYYISGPSREAVETGPYLEAFKSRDLEVLYTLDPMDDFALNHIGEFEEHKLVSADRDDLDLGELGHEQEAERQDAAQAAKETLPPEEAKELTAWIKEVLGEKVKEVKASKRLTDSPAMVVNPDGFLTSSMERVMRASGQQLPDFGGKNLEINPGHGLISGLNRLRQSDAELARQITEQIYDNAMIQAGLLSEPRTMVNRNYEILTRLVGK is encoded by the coding sequence ATGAGCACCGACACCGCCACCCAGGAAACCCGCGAGTTTCAGGCCGAAGTCAAAAAGATGCTGGATATTGTCATCCACTCGCTCTACACCGAGCGAGAGATTTTTCTGCGTGAACTGATCAGCAACGCCGCCGACGCCCTGGAGAAATTCCGGCACCAGAAGGTGGCCAGCCAGGGCGAGGAGATCTTCGACGACCACCTGCCGCTGGAGATCAAAATCAAGGTGGACCAGGAAAAGCACACCCTGACCATCACCGACACCGGCATCGGCATGGACCGGGGCGAGCTGGAACACAACCTGGGCACCATCGCCCACTCCGGCTCCCGCACCTTTCTGGCCAACCTGACGGAAAACCAGCGCCAAGACACCCAGCTCATCGGCCAATTCGGAGTCGGCTTCTACGCCGCCTTCATGGCGGCCGACAAGGTCCGGGTCCAATCCCGCAGTTTCCGGCCCGATGATGCCGGCCATGAATGGGTTTCCGACGGCACCGGCACCTACACCATCGGCCCCTGCCCCGGCATCCGGCGCGGCACCCGGATCATTCTGCACCTGAAAGAAGATGCCAAGGAGTTTGCCGACGAGGAGCGGATCAAGCAGATCATCCGCCGTTATTCCAGCTTTGTTCCCTTTCCCATCAAGGTGGCCGAGGAGCCGGTGAACACCGTCCAGGCCATCTGGACCCGCAACAAAAGCGAGATCAAGGAAGAGGAGTACCAGGAATTTTACAAGTATATCGCCAACGCCTTCGATGAACCACTGGCCCGGCTGCACTTCAGCGCCGATGCGCCGCTGGCGGTCAAGGCCCTGCTATTCTTTCCCAAGGAAAACGTCGAGCGCCTGGGTTTCGGCCGCCTGGAGCCGGGGGTCAACCTCTACTGCCAGCGGGTCTTGATCGAGCAGCACAGCAAGAACATCCTGCCCGAGTGGCTGCGTTTTGTTAAAGGGGTGATCGACAGCGAGGATCTGCCGCTGAATATCTCCCGCCAGGCCCTGCAGGACAGCGCTTTAGTGGCCAAGATTAACCGGGTGATCAGCAAACGGCTGCTGAAATATCTGGCCGAGCTGGCCAAAAACGAGCCGGAAACCTACGAAAAGTTCTGGCACTCCTTTGGCATGTTCCTGAAAGAGGGTGCAATCTCCGATTTCAATTACCGTAAGGAGCTGGCCGGCCTGCTGCGCTTTGAGTCCTCGAAGACCGAGCCGGGCAAGTTGACCTCGCTGGCGGAATATGTCGGCCGCATGGCCGAGGCCCAGAAGGATATTTATTATATCAGCGGCCCCAGCCGTGAGGCGGTGGAAACCGGCCCTTACCTGGAGGCCTTCAAAAGCCGAGACCTGGAAGTACTTTACACCCTGGACCCGATGGATGATTTCGCCCTCAACCACATCGGCGAGTTCGAGGAACATAAGCTGGTTTCCGCCGATCGCGATGACCTGGACCTGGGCGAGCTGGGCCATGAGCAAGAAGCGGAGCGGCAAGACGCAGCCCAGGCAGCCAAGGAAACCCTGCCCCCGGAAGAGGCCAAAGAGCTGACGGCCTGGATCAAGGAGGTGCTGGGGGAAAAGGTCAAGGAGGTCAAGGCGTCCAAGCGGCTCACCGACAGCCCGGCCATGGTGGTCAACCCCGACGGCTTTCTCACCAGCAGCATGGAGCGGGTGATGCGGGCCTCGGGCCAGCAGCTGCCCGATTTCGGCGGCAAGAACCTGGAGATCAACCCCGGCCACGGTCTGATCAGCGGCTTAAACCGCCTGCGCCAAAGCGACGCCGAACTGGCCCGGCAGATCACCGAACAGATCTACGACAACGCCATGATCCAGGCCGGCCTGCTCAGCGAACCCCGAACCATGGTCAACCGCAACTACGAGATCCTCACCCGCCTGGTGGGCAAATAA
- a CDS encoding ferredoxin, producing MSKKVELDQEECIGCESCVELCPEVFGFAPEVGKAYVLEGADGDSACVEEAATACPVACISVG from the coding sequence ATGAGCAAGAAAGTGGAGTTGGATCAGGAAGAGTGCATCGGTTGTGAAAGCTGTGTGGAGCTCTGCCCCGAGGTTTTCGGCTTTGCCCCGGAGGTCGGCAAGGCCTATGTTCTGGAAGGTGCCGACGGTGATTCCGCCTGCGTAGAGGAAGCCGCTACGGCTTGCCCGGTGGCCTGCATCAGTGTCGGCTAG
- a CDS encoding alpha/beta fold hydrolase, translating into MRLAADNDRQPAVILVHGIWMTGLEMGLLARRLRADGFVCYRFPYSSLRHSPGHNADNLADFVGQLAPRHPVIHLLGHSLGGRIIELTLCRHRLPAPGRVLTLGTPFTGSHIARRLARHPLSKMLLGASAPLLLTAVPRWQHQRPLGVIAGDHGLGIGLFFPGMPKPHDGTVALEETFLKGAAARFTVHTAHLPMLFNREVATLAAAFLQTGAFIAKPLKKQAPVAKPAPGAATPCRHSSSRH; encoded by the coding sequence ATGCGCCTTGCTGCGGACAACGACCGGCAACCGGCCGTGATTCTGGTCCACGGGATCTGGATGACCGGCCTGGAGATGGGCTTGCTGGCCCGGCGGCTGCGGGCCGACGGGTTTGTCTGCTACCGTTTCCCTTACTCTTCTCTGCGCCACAGCCCGGGGCACAATGCCGACAACCTGGCGGATTTCGTCGGCCAACTGGCCCCTCGGCACCCGGTGATACACCTGCTGGGCCACAGCCTGGGCGGCCGGATCATCGAACTTACCCTTTGCCGCCACCGCCTGCCGGCCCCGGGGCGGGTCCTGACCTTGGGCACCCCTTTTACCGGCAGCCATATTGCCCGCCGCCTGGCCCGGCACCCCTTAAGTAAAATGCTGCTGGGCGCCTCCGCCCCCCTCCTGCTGACCGCCGTACCGCGCTGGCAGCACCAGCGCCCCCTGGGGGTGATCGCCGGCGACCATGGCTTGGGGATCGGCCTGTTTTTCCCGGGCATGCCCAAGCCCCACGACGGCACCGTGGCCCTGGAGGAAACCTTCCTTAAAGGCGCAGCCGCCCGCTTCACCGTGCATACCGCCCACCTGCCCATGCTCTTCAACCGCGAGGTGGCCACTTTAGCCGCGGCCTTTCTCCAAACCGGCGCCTTCATCGCCAAGCCGCTTAAAAAACAAGCCCCCGTGGCCAAACCGGCTCCGGGCGCCGCCACCCCCTGCCGCCATTCTTCTAGCCGACACTGA